A part of Streptomyces sp. NBC_01451 genomic DNA contains:
- the cdgB gene encoding diguanylate cyclase CdgB: METDQEPYVRLATLRQLHQVMADMNTARSLADTLQTVADGVVNGLGYELACVNLVRPDGDLVVAAFAGNSAAEALITGRVGSRDSWERRLAMGEAWGDLVFIPHTEGWVLDDDDVPQWYTDGPAPRFEDEWHPSDRLFAPMFTPSVPGGSCGELIGVLSVDRPRNGRRPGAWGKEALQMYAFQAAIAISNARLRANMQRALVRLEREQQALRASEESFRQAFEYAPSGMAIAEMGGDQHGRILRTNDALCRLLGRPASAMRRYSFSDLVHPEDIGTLLRTSAEGGRTELRLARRDGSYLWVSLRNSVVADATDGPRFLLTHVEDIEERKRRELQLAHRASHDSLTGLPNSAELRARLSARLCQRPQTAAPGLVESVDAAYGHGQVDPYGTHDQYTTAPVPVPDGGLQPYDVNGHGFDFRAAPEAYGAYDHHVHTVAPEGEQDDGTKGLAVLFCDLDGFKSINDRFGHNAGDAVLIEVARRLGGAVRDGDTVARLGGDEFVVLADGLGRADAQDLAVRLRNEIIQPIRVDGRAMRVGASFGIGWAHCGMTADEVLKSADERMYIEKRSRPKQHRRAG; encoded by the coding sequence ATGGAGACCGACCAGGAGCCGTACGTCCGTCTCGCGACCTTGCGGCAACTGCACCAGGTCATGGCGGACATGAACACCGCGCGCAGTCTGGCGGACACCCTCCAGACCGTCGCCGACGGCGTGGTCAACGGCCTCGGATACGAGTTGGCCTGCGTCAACCTCGTCCGCCCCGACGGTGATCTCGTCGTCGCCGCCTTCGCCGGGAACTCCGCAGCCGAGGCCCTCATCACCGGCCGGGTCGGCTCGCGCGACTCCTGGGAACGCCGGCTCGCCATGGGCGAGGCCTGGGGAGACCTGGTCTTCATACCCCACACCGAGGGCTGGGTCCTCGACGACGACGACGTCCCGCAGTGGTACACCGACGGCCCCGCCCCGCGCTTCGAGGACGAGTGGCACCCCTCGGACCGGCTCTTCGCGCCGATGTTCACCCCGAGCGTGCCCGGCGGCTCGTGCGGCGAGCTGATCGGCGTGCTGTCCGTGGACCGGCCGCGCAACGGCCGCCGCCCGGGCGCATGGGGCAAGGAAGCGCTCCAGATGTACGCGTTCCAGGCCGCCATCGCGATCAGCAACGCACGTCTACGCGCGAATATGCAGCGGGCACTGGTCAGACTCGAACGCGAGCAGCAGGCGCTGCGAGCCAGCGAGGAAAGCTTCCGGCAGGCCTTCGAGTACGCCCCCTCCGGCATGGCCATAGCCGAGATGGGCGGCGACCAGCACGGGCGAATACTCCGCACCAACGACGCCCTGTGCCGTCTGCTGGGCCGCCCCGCCTCCGCGATGCGCCGCTACTCCTTCTCCGACCTCGTGCACCCCGAGGACATAGGCACCCTGCTGCGCACCTCCGCCGAGGGCGGACGCACCGAACTCCGGCTCGCCCGCCGGGACGGCTCCTACCTGTGGGTGTCGCTGCGCAACTCCGTCGTCGCGGACGCCACCGACGGCCCGCGCTTCCTGCTCACCCACGTCGAGGACATAGAGGAGCGCAAGCGCCGCGAGCTCCAGCTCGCCCACCGCGCCTCCCACGACTCCCTCACCGGTCTGCCCAACTCCGCCGAACTGCGCGCCCGGCTCAGCGCGCGCCTCTGCCAGCGCCCGCAGACGGCCGCGCCCGGCCTGGTCGAGTCGGTCGACGCGGCCTACGGCCACGGCCAGGTCGACCCCTACGGGACGCATGACCAGTACACGACGGCGCCGGTGCCCGTGCCGGACGGCGGACTCCAGCCGTACGACGTCAACGGCCACGGTTTCGACTTCCGCGCCGCCCCCGAGGCGTACGGCGCGTACGACCACCACGTCCACACCGTCGCCCCCGAGGGCGAACAGGACGACGGGACGAAGGGGCTCGCGGTCCTCTTCTGCGACCTCGACGGCTTCAAGTCGATCAATGACCGTTTCGGGCACAACGCCGGTGACGCGGTGCTGATCGAGGTGGCCCGGCGGCTCGGCGGGGCCGTGCGCGACGGCGACACGGTGGCCCGGCTCGGCGGCGACGAGTTCGTGGTCCTCGCCGACGGCCTCGGCCGGGCCGACGCCCAGGACCTCGCCGTACGCCTGCGCAACGAGATCATCCAGCCCATCCGGGTCGACGGCCGCGCGATGCGGGTCGGCGCGAGCTTCGGTATCGGGTGGGCACACTGCGGGATGACGGCGGACGAAGTCCTGAAGTCGGCCGACGAGCGGATGTACATCGAGAAACGATCTCGTCCCAAACAGCATCGTCGCGCGGGATGA
- a CDS encoding flavin reductase family protein gives MSRLASGVVLVTAQEASLDPDDPNAPGGEDVGMTATAFLSVSLDPPLVMVSVREGSRMDDLLAEQPLWAVSVLAEDQRHIASRFSMKNRISDRLLFADLPVVRGEASDAPLVGGALATLECRTEQLVTAGDHTLVIGRVLTATTPNADAGPLAYFRGRYRQLG, from the coding sequence ATGTCCCGCCTGGCCTCGGGCGTGGTCCTGGTGACCGCACAGGAGGCGTCGCTCGACCCGGACGACCCGAACGCGCCCGGCGGTGAGGACGTCGGCATGACGGCGACCGCCTTCCTGTCGGTCTCCCTGGACCCGCCCCTGGTCATGGTCAGCGTGCGTGAGGGCTCCCGGATGGACGACCTGCTCGCCGAGCAGCCCCTGTGGGCGGTCTCCGTCCTCGCGGAGGACCAGCGGCACATCGCGAGCCGGTTCTCGATGAAGAACCGCATCAGCGACCGTCTCCTCTTCGCGGACCTGCCGGTCGTCCGGGGCGAGGCGTCCGACGCCCCCCTGGTGGGCGGCGCGCTGGCCACCCTGGAGTGCCGGACGGAACAGCTGGTGACGGCCGGCGACCACACCCTCGTGATCGGCCGCGTCCTGACGGCGACCACGCCGAACGCGGACGCCGGCCCGCTGGCGTACTTCCGGGGCCGCTACCGGCAGCTGGGCTGA
- a CDS encoding GNAT family N-acetyltransferase, which translates to MTNDTLRLERISSDNFDAAVAVRVRPDQEHAVDPVMKSLAEAYIHPRTAWPRLILDGERPVGFLMAFFDIAWGGTGADLRSGLWRLNIAADEQGKGYGRFAVESVAAEIRRRGGTDLYVTWHPGPTGPEPFYLGLGFTPTGETSGGQTVGVLRLA; encoded by the coding sequence ATGACGAACGACACGCTCCGGCTGGAGCGGATCAGCTCCGACAACTTCGACGCCGCCGTCGCCGTACGGGTCCGCCCGGACCAGGAACACGCGGTCGACCCGGTCATGAAGTCCCTGGCCGAGGCGTACATCCATCCGCGCACCGCCTGGCCCCGGCTGATCCTCGACGGCGAGCGGCCCGTCGGCTTCCTCATGGCCTTCTTCGACATCGCCTGGGGCGGCACCGGCGCCGACCTGCGCTCCGGCCTGTGGCGCCTGAACATCGCGGCCGACGAACAGGGCAAGGGCTACGGCCGCTTCGCCGTCGAGTCCGTCGCCGCCGAGATCCGCCGCCGCGGCGGCACCGACCTCTACGTCACCTGGCACCCCGGCCCGACCGGGCCCGAGCCCTTCTACCTGGGCCTCGGCTTCACCCCCACCGGGGAGACCAGCGGCGGCCAGACGGTCGGGGTGCTGAGACTCGCCTAG
- the arfB gene encoding alternative ribosome rescue aminoacyl-tRNA hydrolase ArfB — protein MSGPYLIRGSVSLPEAELMWRFSRSGGPGGQHVNTSDSKVELSLDLANTEALPEVWKRRALERLAGRLVDGVVTVRSSEHRSQWRNREAAAVRLTALLAEATAPPPKPRTPTRIPRGINERRLRQKKARADVKRGRTGRDWG, from the coding sequence ATGTCCGGTCCCTACCTCATCCGTGGCTCCGTCTCGCTCCCCGAGGCCGAGCTCATGTGGCGTTTCTCGCGGTCCGGCGGGCCGGGCGGGCAGCACGTCAACACCAGTGACTCGAAGGTGGAGCTGAGCCTCGACCTCGCGAACACCGAGGCGCTGCCCGAGGTCTGGAAGCGGCGCGCGCTGGAGCGCCTCGCCGGGCGGCTCGTCGACGGAGTCGTCACCGTCCGCTCCTCCGAGCACCGCTCGCAGTGGCGCAACCGCGAGGCGGCGGCCGTACGCCTGACCGCCCTTCTCGCCGAGGCCACCGCGCCTCCGCCCAAACCCCGCACCCCGACCCGTATCCCGCGCGGAATCAACGAACGCCGGTTGCGCCAGAAGAAGGCACGCGCGGATGTGAAGAGGGGCCGTACGGGACGGGACTGGGGTTAG
- a CDS encoding TerD family protein, which produces MAVSLSKGGNVSLTKEAPGLTAVTVGLGWDVRSTTGTDFDLDASAIAVNATGKVFSDGHFVFFNNKQTPDGTIVHTGDNRTGEGAGDDEAIKVNLAGLPADIDKIVFPVSIYDAENRSQNFGQVRNAYIRILNEAGGTEIARYDLSEDAATETAMVFGELYRNGAEWKFRAVGQGYASGLVGIAQDFGVSV; this is translated from the coding sequence ATGGCTGTAAGCCTGTCCAAGGGTGGCAACGTCTCGCTCACCAAGGAGGCTCCGGGCCTGACCGCCGTCACCGTGGGCCTCGGCTGGGACGTCCGCAGCACCACCGGCACGGACTTCGACCTCGACGCCTCGGCGATCGCGGTCAACGCGACGGGCAAGGTCTTCTCGGACGGCCACTTCGTCTTCTTCAACAACAAGCAGACCCCGGACGGCACGATCGTCCACACCGGCGACAACCGCACGGGTGAGGGCGCGGGCGACGACGAGGCGATCAAGGTCAACCTCGCCGGCCTGCCGGCCGACATCGACAAGATCGTCTTCCCGGTCTCGATCTACGACGCGGAGAACCGCTCGCAGAACTTCGGCCAGGTCCGCAACGCCTACATCCGCATCCTGAACGAGGCCGGCGGCACCGAGATCGCCCGCTACGACCTGTCGGAGGACGCGGCCACGGAGACGGCGATGGTCTTCGGCGAGCTGTACCGCAACGGCGCCGAGTGGAAGTTCCGCGCCGTGGGCCAGGGCTACGCCTCGGGCCTCGTGGGTATCGCCCAGGACTTCGGCGTCAGCGTCTGA
- a CDS encoding SgcJ/EcaC family oxidoreductase: MTTHNGSSTIGANGSNDPAADAIRALWATMARGWAAGDAALFAASFATDCDFTTVRGDKPQGRAGIEAGHDRLFRTQYAGTRLDARVTAVRHLRPGLATVEAESTVRAADGTALTSTHALAVVERTGTHDGPDLWQIVAFHNMIPAVAPAGSAASARPAEAAPVVSEPEKAPTETGRPRLRHLAIVARDPEGLAGFYSSVLSMELFRRDPDGSCLLSDGYLSLALIKHRLDGDTPVGMNHFGFHVADTAATSAALVEKGTDKPAKRFTDRPFAEYRAMDPEGNWFDLSEHGFGGPRPAAEA, encoded by the coding sequence ATGACGACACACAACGGCAGTTCCACCATCGGCGCCAACGGCAGCAACGACCCCGCCGCCGACGCGATCCGCGCCCTGTGGGCGACCATGGCCCGCGGCTGGGCGGCGGGCGACGCCGCGCTGTTCGCCGCGAGCTTCGCCACGGACTGCGACTTCACGACCGTACGCGGCGACAAGCCGCAGGGCCGCGCGGGCATCGAGGCCGGCCACGACCGCCTCTTCCGCACCCAGTACGCCGGCACCCGGCTCGACGCCCGCGTGACAGCCGTACGGCATCTGCGCCCGGGCCTCGCCACGGTCGAGGCGGAGTCCACGGTCCGCGCCGCCGACGGCACGGCCCTGACCTCGACCCACGCCCTGGCCGTCGTCGAACGGACGGGCACGCACGACGGCCCGGACCTCTGGCAGATCGTCGCCTTCCACAACATGATCCCGGCCGTCGCACCCGCCGGGTCCGCCGCGTCCGCCCGGCCCGCTGAGGCGGCTCCTGTCGTGTCCGAACCCGAGAAGGCCCCCACGGAGACCGGCCGGCCCAGGCTGCGGCACCTCGCCATAGTGGCCCGGGACCCGGAAGGACTGGCCGGGTTCTACAGCTCCGTCCTCTCCATGGAGCTGTTCCGCCGTGACCCCGACGGCAGTTGCCTCCTCTCCGACGGCTACCTCTCCCTCGCCCTCATCAAGCACCGGCTCGACGGCGACACCCCGGTCGGCATGAACCACTTCGGTTTCCACGTCGCCGATACGGCGGCCACCTCGGCGGCACTGGTCGAGAAGGGCACCGACAAGCCGGCGAAGCGCTTCACCGACCGCCCCTTCGCCGAATACCGCGCGATGGACCCGGAGGGCAACTGGTTCGACCTCTCGGAACACGGCTTCGGCGGGCCACGGCCGGCCGCGGAGGCCTGA
- a CDS encoding pentapeptide repeat-containing protein, whose amino-acid sequence MARRVVGGVGGTGGAGGTTGSRSGVKGARRPEVRLPVLEPFGGGELEADGDYDGLEFREADFAGQDGGGARFMDCALTGCALDETRLHHARLLDSVLTGIRGVGTNLAESTLRDVELVDARLGGAQLHGAVLERVVVRGGKIDYLNLRKAKLKDVVFEGCVLVEPDFGGAVLERVEFVDCVLKGADFNAARLTDVDFRRATELGFARGVDRLAGAVISPAQLLDLAEVFAAELGVRVE is encoded by the coding sequence ATGGCGAGGCGAGTGGTGGGTGGCGTGGGCGGAACGGGTGGAGCGGGTGGTACGACGGGTTCCCGGTCCGGGGTGAAGGGGGCTCGGCGGCCCGAGGTGCGGTTGCCGGTGCTGGAGCCGTTCGGGGGCGGCGAGTTGGAGGCGGACGGGGACTACGACGGGCTGGAGTTCCGGGAGGCCGACTTCGCCGGGCAGGACGGCGGGGGCGCCCGTTTCATGGACTGCGCGCTGACGGGGTGCGCGCTGGACGAGACACGGCTGCACCACGCCCGGCTGCTCGACTCGGTCCTCACGGGCATACGGGGGGTCGGCACGAACCTCGCCGAGTCGACGCTGCGTGATGTGGAGCTGGTCGACGCCCGGCTGGGCGGGGCGCAGTTGCACGGGGCTGTGCTGGAGCGGGTCGTGGTGCGGGGCGGGAAGATCGATTATCTGAACCTGCGCAAGGCGAAGCTGAAGGACGTCGTCTTCGAGGGGTGCGTGCTGGTGGAGCCGGACTTCGGGGGTGCGGTGCTGGAGCGGGTGGAGTTCGTGGACTGCGTGCTCAAGGGGGCGGACTTCAATGCGGCGCGGCTGACGGACGTGGATTTCCGGCGGGCGACGGAGCTGGGGTTCGCGCGGGGGGTGGACCGGTTGGCGGGGGCGGTGATCAGTCCGGCGCAGCTGCTCGACCTGGCGGAGGTGTTCGCGGCGGAGCTGGGGGTGCGGGTGGAGTAG
- a CDS encoding NAD(P)-binding protein: MYPVRTHARTRTPVTPVTVIGGGFAGLTAAIAAAEAGARVTLHEAHHTLGGRGRTAEEPYRTNEGPHALYSGGPHWTWLTRRDLIGPLAPLPPLEAARFHFRHQGALRRTPPLAMLKLLRHSAQQAPMDVDFMTWATEQAGEKGARAAAHYSAVALFHHDPGSLSAAFVQERLRRAAALPPEAHYPRGGWASVIDRMAARAWNLGVRVETLSRVDTLPQDTPVIVATSLDAARRLLGDDTLTWPGARTVLLDLAVRTRRGDPFVVSDLDAPGWLERFTAQDRTLAPAGEQLLQGQFPIAPHASRAEGITRAEQVLDLAFDGWRDRVTWRREATANGRTGAVDLPGTSWRDRPAIERGNGVHLAGDQVAAPGVLAEVSFNSALTAVSLALGTRRARGLHDPLNPLNPLDLKQA; encoded by the coding sequence ATGTACCCGGTCCGCACCCACGCCCGTACCCGCACCCCCGTCACCCCCGTCACCGTCATCGGCGGCGGCTTCGCCGGCCTCACCGCCGCCATCGCCGCCGCGGAGGCGGGCGCCAGGGTGACCCTGCACGAGGCCCATCACACCCTCGGCGGCCGGGGCCGCACCGCCGAGGAGCCGTACCGTACGAACGAGGGCCCGCACGCCCTCTACAGCGGCGGCCCGCACTGGACCTGGCTGACCCGGCGCGACCTCATCGGGCCCCTCGCCCCGCTCCCGCCCCTCGAAGCCGCCCGCTTCCACTTCCGCCACCAGGGCGCCCTGCGCCGCACCCCACCTCTCGCGATGCTCAAGCTGCTCCGCCACAGCGCCCAACAGGCGCCCATGGACGTCGACTTCATGACCTGGGCCACCGAGCAGGCGGGCGAGAAGGGCGCCCGGGCAGCCGCGCACTACTCCGCCGTCGCCCTCTTCCACCACGACCCCGGCTCCCTGTCCGCGGCCTTCGTCCAGGAACGGCTGCGCCGCGCCGCCGCCCTCCCGCCCGAGGCCCACTACCCGCGCGGCGGCTGGGCCAGCGTCATCGACCGGATGGCCGCCCGCGCCTGGAACCTGGGCGTACGGGTGGAGACCCTGTCCCGCGTCGACACACTCCCCCAGGACACACCCGTCATCGTCGCCACCTCCCTCGACGCCGCCCGGCGCCTCCTGGGCGACGACACCCTCACCTGGCCCGGCGCCCGTACGGTCCTCCTCGACCTCGCCGTACGCACCCGGCGCGGCGACCCCTTCGTCGTCTCCGACCTGGACGCACCCGGCTGGCTGGAACGCTTCACCGCCCAGGACCGCACCCTCGCCCCGGCCGGCGAGCAGCTCCTCCAGGGCCAGTTCCCGATCGCACCGCACGCCTCCCGCGCCGAGGGCATCACCCGCGCCGAACAAGTGCTCGACCTGGCCTTCGACGGCTGGCGCGACCGCGTCACCTGGCGCCGTGAGGCCACCGCGAACGGCCGCACCGGCGCGGTCGACCTCCCGGGAACGAGCTGGCGCGACCGGCCCGCGATCGAACGCGGCAACGGCGTCCACCTCGCGGGCGACCAGGTGGCCGCCCCCGGCGTCCTCGCGGAGGTCTCGTTCAACAGCGCGCTGACGGCCGTGTCACTGGCCCTGGGCACCCGCCGAGCCCGCGGCCTTCACGACCCCCTGAACCCCCTCAACCCGCTTGACCTCAAGCAGGCCTGA
- a CDS encoding NAD(P)/FAD-dependent oxidoreductase, which yields MSSADGGSGAVGGPVNGRVSFWYAQDGLPVPRAPLDGDATADVVIVGGGYTGLWTAYYLKKAEPSLRIVVLEKEFCGYGASGRNGGWLYNGIAGRDRYARVHGHEAAVRLQRAMNDTVGEVMRVAGEAGVDADVRRGGVLEVARTPAQLARLRDFHEVELSYGEHDRELYGSDATAERVRVAGALGSSWTPHGARLHPVKLVRGLAAAVEALGVVVREGTPVTEIRARHAVTPYGTVRAPYVLRCTEGFTASLKGQRRTWLPMNSSMIATEPLTDEQWESVGWEGREALGDMAHAYMYAQRTEDGRIALGGRGVPYRFGSRTDNDGRTQAATVEALREILVRFFPSLDGVGVAHAWSGVLGVPRDWCATVTLDRSTGLGWAGGYVGSGVATANLAARTLRDLVRLDSGRAGRTELTDLPWVGHRVRRWEPEPLRWLGVRGMYATYRAADRRESAGGGERSSRLARVADRVAGR from the coding sequence ATGAGCAGCGCGGATGGCGGTTCGGGTGCGGTCGGTGGGCCCGTGAACGGGCGGGTTTCGTTCTGGTACGCGCAGGACGGTCTGCCTGTGCCTCGTGCGCCTCTCGACGGGGACGCGACGGCGGACGTCGTGATCGTCGGGGGTGGTTACACGGGGTTGTGGACGGCGTACTACCTGAAGAAGGCGGAGCCCTCTCTCCGGATCGTCGTGCTGGAGAAGGAGTTCTGCGGGTACGGGGCGTCGGGGCGCAACGGGGGCTGGCTGTACAACGGGATCGCGGGGCGGGACCGGTACGCGCGCGTGCACGGTCACGAGGCGGCCGTGCGGTTGCAGCGGGCCATGAACGACACCGTCGGTGAAGTGATGCGGGTAGCGGGGGAGGCGGGTGTCGACGCCGATGTCCGGCGCGGGGGTGTGCTGGAAGTCGCCCGTACGCCCGCCCAGTTGGCGCGGCTGAGGGACTTCCACGAGGTGGAGCTGTCGTACGGGGAACACGACCGTGAGTTGTACGGGTCCGACGCGACCGCCGAGCGGGTGCGGGTGGCGGGTGCTCTCGGGTCGTCGTGGACGCCGCACGGTGCGCGGCTGCATCCGGTGAAGCTGGTCAGGGGGCTCGCCGCGGCCGTCGAGGCGCTGGGTGTTGTCGTTCGTGAAGGGACGCCGGTCACGGAGATCCGGGCGCGGCACGCGGTCACGCCGTACGGGACGGTTCGCGCGCCCTATGTGCTGCGCTGCACGGAGGGCTTCACGGCGTCGTTGAAGGGGCAGCGGCGGACGTGGTTGCCGATGAACTCGTCGATGATCGCGACGGAGCCGTTGACGGACGAGCAGTGGGAGTCGGTCGGCTGGGAGGGGCGGGAGGCGCTGGGGGACATGGCGCACGCGTACATGTACGCGCAGCGGACGGAGGACGGGCGGATCGCGTTGGGCGGGCGCGGGGTGCCGTACCGGTTCGGATCGCGGACGGACAACGACGGGCGTACGCAGGCGGCGACGGTGGAGGCGTTGCGGGAGATTCTCGTGCGGTTCTTTCCTTCGCTGGACGGTGTGGGGGTGGCGCACGCGTGGTCGGGGGTGTTGGGGGTGCCGCGGGACTGGTGCGCGACGGTGACGTTGGACCGGTCGACGGGGCTGGGGTGGGCGGGCGGTTATGTCGGTTCCGGGGTCGCCACGGCGAATCTCGCGGCGCGGACGTTGCGGGATCTGGTGCGGCTGGACTCGGGGCGGGCGGGGCGTACGGAGCTGACCGATCTGCCGTGGGTGGGGCACCGGGTGCGGAGGTGGGAGCCGGAGCCCTTGCGGTGGCTGGGGGTGCGGGGGATGTACGCCACGTACCGGGCCGCGGACCGGCGGGAGTCGGCCGGGGGTGGTGAGCGGTCGTCGCGGCTGGCCAGGGTGGCTGACCGGGTGGCCGGGCGGTAG
- a CDS encoding rhomboid-like protein, with protein sequence MRIPVGPRGVWAYVRSAPGTYVWLLVLFFTTVAVHHMSAEFQEEFLRQRSTNINELSDRPVRVLISSAMWIDGWWTPYLVLYSVFHASVERWLGTVRWLVVCVSAHVLATLVSQGAVWRAIRDGSAPASAADTMDFGVSYGLAGVVAVLAYRIARPWRYGYAAGVVVVYGVPLLVSRTFTDLGHFTAALIGFACWPLTRGRGAEVRNPKETPGVVRR encoded by the coding sequence ATGCGAATTCCGGTGGGCCCGCGTGGGGTGTGGGCGTACGTCCGTAGTGCTCCGGGCACGTATGTGTGGCTGCTTGTCCTGTTCTTCACGACGGTGGCGGTGCATCACATGTCGGCGGAGTTCCAGGAGGAGTTCCTGCGGCAGCGGTCGACGAACATCAACGAGCTGTCGGACCGTCCGGTGAGGGTGCTGATCTCCAGCGCGATGTGGATCGACGGGTGGTGGACCCCGTATCTGGTGCTGTATTCGGTGTTTCACGCGTCGGTCGAGCGGTGGTTGGGGACCGTGCGGTGGCTGGTGGTGTGTGTGAGTGCTCATGTGCTGGCGACGTTGGTCAGTCAGGGTGCGGTGTGGCGGGCGATCCGGGACGGTTCGGCGCCGGCGTCGGCGGCGGACACGATGGATTTCGGGGTGAGTTACGGGCTGGCGGGGGTGGTGGCCGTGCTCGCGTATCGGATCGCGCGGCCGTGGCGGTACGGGTATGCGGCGGGCGTTGTCGTCGTGTACGGGGTGCCGCTCCTCGTGTCGCGGACGTTCACGGATCTGGGGCACTTCACCGCGGCTCTGATCGGGTTCGCCTGCTGGCCGTTGACGCGTGGGCGGGGTGCGGAGGTGCGGAATCCGAAGGAGACACCGGGGGTGGTGAGGCGTTAA
- a CDS encoding aminoglycoside phosphotransferase family protein, translated as MIPAPIRVPDELAATQLKYNGEAGRAFITALPARANDFLDRWNLRVDGPTMHGVTALILPVRRTDDDTPAVLKLQLLDDESEGEPTALRLWNGDHAVHLLDHDPATGTMLLERLDHTRMLSHHPDAHEATLVIADLLTHLTATPAPPGIRRLADIAAGMLNEAPRALAQIPDPEARTLLQDCEAALREVAPDPGDRLLHWDLHDENVLAATRAPWLAIDPKPLAGDPGFDLWPALNNRFDPDDIRWRFDALTDALALDRERARAWTLARVLQNALWNIKDGDPLDEPDLEIARHLRHA; from the coding sequence GTGATCCCCGCCCCCATCCGCGTCCCCGACGAACTGGCCGCCACCCAGCTCAAGTACAACGGCGAAGCCGGCCGCGCCTTCATCACCGCGCTCCCGGCCCGCGCCAACGACTTCCTCGACCGCTGGAACCTACGCGTCGACGGCCCGACCATGCACGGCGTCACAGCCCTGATCCTCCCGGTCCGCCGCACCGACGACGACACCCCCGCCGTCCTCAAACTCCAGCTCCTGGACGACGAGAGCGAGGGCGAACCGACCGCCCTGCGCCTCTGGAACGGCGACCACGCGGTACACCTCCTGGACCACGACCCCGCCACCGGAACGATGCTCCTGGAACGCCTCGACCACACCCGGATGCTGTCCCACCACCCCGACGCCCACGAAGCCACCCTCGTCATCGCCGACCTCCTGACCCACCTCACGGCGACACCGGCCCCACCGGGCATCCGCCGCCTGGCCGACATCGCGGCGGGAATGCTGAACGAGGCACCACGAGCTCTCGCCCAGATCCCGGACCCCGAGGCCCGCACCCTCCTCCAGGACTGCGAGGCGGCCCTCCGCGAAGTCGCCCCCGACCCCGGCGACCGCCTCCTCCACTGGGACCTCCACGACGAGAACGTCCTCGCCGCCACCCGCGCCCCCTGGCTCGCCATCGACCCGAAACCCCTCGCGGGAGACCCCGGCTTCGACCTCTGGCCGGCCCTCAACAACCGCTTCGACCCCGACGACATCCGCTGGCGCTTCGACGCCCTGACCGACGCCCTGGCCCTCGACCGGGAACGGGCACGCGCCTGGACCCTGGCCCGGGTACTCCAGAACGCCCTGTGGAACATCAAGGACGGCGACCCACTCGACGAACCGGACCTGGAGATCGCCCGACACCTGCGCCACGCCTGA
- a CDS encoding GNAT family N-acetyltransferase — protein sequence MTERCEVVIVRWPGQVPSSGDGLAGLLAAYHLRTEAEKGAAVGGVDGLPERYRAEISDPGAAFAGDAVLVALSGGAAVGCVVVTAPVGGRAEIKRLWTDPEFRGRGIASGLLRAALAHAAEGGVGRVRLSVWEWRAGAIALYERFGFVVTESWDGRDRLVCMERVVCE from the coding sequence ATGACTGAGCGGTGTGAGGTTGTGATCGTTCGCTGGCCGGGGCAGGTCCCTTCCTCCGGGGACGGGCTCGCCGGGTTGTTGGCGGCCTACCACCTGCGGACCGAGGCCGAGAAGGGCGCGGCCGTCGGTGGTGTGGACGGGCTGCCGGAGCGCTATCGGGCGGAGATCTCGGATCCGGGGGCCGCGTTCGCCGGTGATGCCGTGCTGGTGGCCCTGAGCGGGGGTGCGGCCGTGGGGTGCGTGGTGGTGACCGCCCCTGTCGGTGGGCGGGCGGAGATCAAGAGGCTCTGGACGGATCCGGAGTTCCGGGGGCGGGGGATCGCGTCCGGTCTGCTTCGTGCCGCGCTCGCGCATGCCGCGGAAGGCGGTGTCGGCAGGGTGCGGCTGTCGGTGTGGGAGTGGCGGGCCGGGGCCATTGCTCTGTACGAGCGGTTCGGGTTCGTCGTCACCGAGTCGTGGGACGGGCGGGATCGGCTGGTGTGCATGGAGCGCGTTGTGTGTGAGTAG